In Mercenaria mercenaria strain notata chromosome 13, MADL_Memer_1, whole genome shotgun sequence, the DNA window CATACCAGTGATTTTCTATCACGGCAGTCATTACCGGACACAATGCCGACGCTGATAGAAGGCTTAGATTTACATGTACATTCAGTCAGAAAACAACTGTTTGTTACTGACAGGCGGTTAGATAGTATAAGGCAAGCTATAGCGCAAGACAGATCTATGCAAATCTTGAAACAAACCATAGTCGAAGGATGGCCAGCAGAGAGGTCATTATGTAAAGCAGAAATACTCGATTTCTGGAATCACCGCGACGAAATGTCAGTGGAAGATTCCCTgatatttagaggtcaaaagcTGGTCATACCCAGTGAACTCAGATCTGACATGCTGAGTCAGGTATATACAGGTCATATGGGCGTAACAAAGACGACTGAAAGAGCCAAAGATAATATGTTTTGGCCAGGCATGACGAAACAAATATCCGAATATGTGTTGCAATGCGAAATATGCCTCAAACACAGGGATTCAAACCCGAAAGAGCCCCTAATGCCACATGAAGTCCCAAGCAGGCCGTTTCAGAAAATCGGAACGGATATTTTTCAATTTGATGGCAAAAGTTATTTAGTCACGGCTGACTATTATAGCCGTTTCCTAGAGATAGATTGGTTACGCGATATGCGCGCTGCAACAGTTATCACAAAACTGAAAGTGCAAATGTCGCGCTACGGCATATGCGACGTTTGCATCAGCGATAATGGGCCCCAGTTTGCATCACAAGAATTTGCAGAATTTTCCCGAAAGTGGAATTTCGAACATAGAACCTCTTCCCCATATCACCCAAGGTCAAACGGATTAGCTGAAAAGGGCGTCTCAATAGCCAAAAAGCTGCTTTTGAAGGCAAAAGAAAGTAACCAGGATCCATACATATCCCTAATGGAGTATCGTAACACACCCCTTGAATGTGGCTACACCCCTGCCCAATTATTAATGGGTCGTAGAACAAAGTCAGTTGTCCCAGTTACGGAAAAACTCCTAGAACCCAAAACTGTCCCGCCTTCCCTAGTTGTTCAAAAAATGCTTCAGGCAAAGGAAGTACAAAAAAGAAACTTTGATAAAAACAGCAAACCCTTGTGCCCCCTAAATGTTGATGATTATGTACGGATACAAATGGGAAAAACTTGGGAGCCTGGAAAAATTACAAAGAAACATGATGCAAGGTCATATTCTGTTGTAACAGAAGATGGTGCTATTTACCGCCGAAATCGCCAGCACCTATTAAAAACAAATGAGAATTTCCCCCACATTGACCCCATGCAGCTTAACATTCTAGCCGATCCTGGAAACAATTACAACGGCCCGCAGGAAAATTACTCTGCTAGCACAGGTAATGACCTCACACTATCTCAGACTTCTCAAGGTCCTTACATTACACGGTCTGGTAGAGTGGTAAAGAAAAATGAGCGCTATTATGACAGCCAGTGGGTAAAATGAGACTTTAGTTTAATGATAATCATGAATGACTGTGTAGTCAATTAGTTttcaacaaacaaacaagaattaATGTATATACTTCCTATAATTTGCTGTTGTATTTTATGTGCATTTATTAATGTTTATTTCATGGAAATTGAATGCATTAAGAAATAATCTTGTACTTATGTATATTGATTTACTGGTGAACTTTAACCTTGTATGGACATTTTCGtttattacaaaacaaggaagatGTAGTATATTTGTGAAACAGACTATAGCAGAGACTCCTTATAATTTTAACTAGCAGATCCTCCCGCCAGTTCCAGAGTGACCACGCTTGTGGATAGTTTAATACAACATGTATTCATAAGTCTTGTATatattctgtaaataaactgtaaatatgtATACCTTGGATTTATTATAGTATGTACAATTAAAGACAGAACAAATATCACAACAGTTGGGATGTCATGAAAGTAATAAATAGCGAGAAGTGACACAAACTTTTTCAGTAGGAAGGGAACAATCTTTGTCAGTGTAAGAGttattttgtttatcagtttCAGTAGAAGGCTGTACACTGCCAGTAGTAGTTTCACTCTGTTTGCTGAGATTGTTGTGACTGGCACAAACCCGACATGGATTTCGGCAAAGGGCATCGACATTAAGAAAGGAGACGGCCTGGATGTTGTGTCAGCATTAGAGTGGGTATGTCGACATTAGTGGAAAAGTCCTGGGCGATGTGTGCTTTTCAGACTGTAGTGTCAATGTACTGGAGACATTGGGCCATTGGTTTGCAAGGGTCTTTAAAGTCGACGTACCAAGGAGACTGCAGAATTGTCCGTGGTAACACTTCTTCTCCATACACATATGATGGAAATGTTTGAGGGCAGTTACAACAGCAAGCAGTTCTATGTGGGTTACACAGTACTTAACTTTGAACAGCTGGAGATAAAGTCTTGCTCATGTAAACAAAATGTCTTCAATGTTTTGTACTTGACACTGTCCAGATGCAATGGTAGACCACTGGTAGGACACAAGAGTTGTTGAGCTTGTcaatgtttaaagtttgaatagCCTCATTTCCTTCGTTATATGAACATGAACTTGGAATACTAATGCACAGTCTAAACAAAGGCTTAGCGATCTTGTTGTACATAAATCTGATACAAATCTCATACATTATGTGGCCAGACCGAGAAATAACTTGGTCTTTTGCGTTGCTTGGAGTAGACCAGTCCTTTACAGCTTCAGTAAAAAGTTATTATGTTTATGTTAGATgtagtgccttgcccaaggacactcTTCATTGGGAGTAGCCAGCAATAGAACCCTGGGGCTTTCACCTCCAGAgaaaagcgtcttagccctctccaGCCATGCGTCAACAATCTGATCCTTCATCAGTCTAACATTTGACCCTATACCGTGAACATTGAAAACTAAACAAAGGGATACATTGCACACGCTACTAAAATTTGCAGTTCTTGCCAGTTCAGGGCCGTAACTCTGGGGCCAATGGTCTGATATCGCTGAAAGAGCTCGAGATCTTAAAGATTTTAAACTTAGTGCAAGTATgatcaaaatcaagaaaaatcaGGCTTAATGATGTCGGTAACACAAAGAAATGGTTTTGGATAAGCCTTAACGGATTTGTCAGATAAGCGTGGTGGGTTTCATGATGATTTCTGTCTTATTAGTCGTATGCAAACAGATCTTTTTTCTCTCCAAGCAGTAGCATCACATCATCACGATTTTACTAATGGCTAGGACACAAgacatatattgtaaatatatttttttccaacatTCTAAAGCACAGAAAAGAACCACTTCAGTCTTGTTGTATGTGGGTGACATCTCCTAAAAGTTTTAGAATACAACCTTGCCAAAGCTCAATATCAAGCAATCTTATGATAGCTTTATGACTTTGAACCTTCttttaatttgcaaaaaattTAGTCACTTAATACCAGACTAAATATCATTGACAGGCAGTAGTAAGCAATATTTTCGCTAGTCTATACTTTCTGCTGTAGatatattaactttgtatgtttgattcactattttgcataataaatcacagagaaaaaaaaaacaacaaaattcagTATACAAAATAAATTTACTAGTTGTTATATCAGATACTTTGCCGAACAACAGAACTTCAATACCAAGTGCAAAAGGTTGtctttaatatcaaaataaactttTGTGTAAAATTCTTTTGGAAAATCATTCTACAATGGTTCTGGGACTTCTTTTTATATGACAATAATGAGGGGAAAAAAACAGCactttatatatttgaaatgctGGAGCAAAATATGAAGTCCTCAACCATTACCTTGTTATACTGTGTCTTAACTTACTGGCTAGTTCCATTGTAGGGATAACACATGTATTCCAGACAGTTATACCTTCAAACTCTTTTGtatatacattaaatacaaatttttatgccctaaatgcatatttttgactaagtcaaggttTATAACTCTGGTCTCCAAAACAAATTTacttgctgaataatattcctgcatGGTTTCATGAATAGGATCTAGGACttggtcaaatatttttaaggtatatccaacacaaacttttaagacatttatgtgtatttttcactaagttaagaaccataactctgggcTGGTTGAGTGAAAGCCCAAAcagaaccccaggtgcacaacttgaCTATTCTGGCATGTATGCCAGAGGACTACTATGTTTCCCTAGTTTTatgaacctctgatggatgagaatggatTTTACATGCTGTATAACAATTCTCTTACCATTTACAACttttaagtcaaatattttttgagatgcATGTGACACAAATTTATTTGCCCTTTTATGCATAGATCTGGCAAAGTCAAGTGCCAAGAACTAGGGTTCTCAAATAGAATCCCAGGTGTAcaacttatgttaaataatattcctacactatttcataatcctaggtctgacacttttttaaacaaacttttaggccctttttatgcatattcttGACTAagctaagggccataactcttgtgtgGCTGTCTGAAGTCCCagataaaacttcacacactgagTGAATATCCTGTGAGGTTTAATGATACTGGGTCAAATTCTTTTTAAGATATAACTGAAACTCCAGGATATTTTCACACGATCATGTTGCTTGTTGATCTAGGATATCAAGTCAGTTACCAAGATATTTAGTGACAGAAAGCAAGACAGTTAATTTAATCAATAAACAGTTTAACAAAACACTGACAATAAAATATTACTAAGAATTAAGTATTTTCagataaatattaacaaattttcacataaaaataatcaacaatactttttatacaataatatTAATTAACATTTTAGTAAACAGTAGATTTGTTGTATTAacaatgcaatatatatatatcggctaatgattgatgtattgacagtatagtctaccagtttcagtttgtttttagtttttttctcaaaatttcataacacagctcgatatttacccaaaatattatatccggatacgattacacttttctccagtttgaacaatatattttacaaattgtgatgatacgaagacatttagcagcaattggcagtatctgacattgaagtttacgattaaattacctcttatttaaatcttttcataaaaagttatttcgtttcgcagccaaacatagacgatctactttcgatttcaaaaactacaagaaatacaatttaatgtttcgccgatttgtttatttctcgaaaaataagaattaaaatcatttttaatatctgtagtaactaaacaaaccagtaagagcttcttcttccgaaaatttatccgtttactgactgcaaaattcatgtgtgtgtgtagaaacccacgcaaagtttataaaaaatcatacgatgcgtgtatacgttcaatgtgtgagaattaaggctgatcgggatcggctatgttacctaacgcatccagacgattcagattttgtttttaaaaaagcattgtgtgcatttctgtaattttatatacgtttttatatgcttagaaattattagacatgcgtatttgcattatttctgtacgtaatttacgctaatacacatcttatctggaaccctgtggaactattttttgtctttcgctggatgttacgcaagctttgtaagcctgcgcaattcataaaatgcacatttatgcttaatgagttacattcgagtattgcacaattacaagtcataaatatgacagattacatcgtatattggtcataacaaagggaattcacacaacttaacttcattcatgcagtgaactgtttgaagtttgagaaatctaatggaactacatcccttcactgtgttatttggtccgtttagacttagagaatcgttggatagcaaggactcgtcaaaacgatttcatcgtttagcagactcaataatagaaaatattaaaagttactcctggacaagtatataataaataaaaaagaaaaacatccaatgggtttcctctatctgtagatatatatatatatatatatatacacaaatacAATTTCCATTGTACATTTACTTTACATCAAAAATTATTTGTGGTTGTGTGTTCAATTTTATcacatatatatttcaatattcaaaagcaaagtaacatctatgttgcgAATTGTAACAAGTCATTATAAATCAATGTTTTACTAATCAAGGTAGGACTAAATTAAACAGTTACTATCCTCTTTCTGAACTGTAATAGAAGTAGCAttcttaacctttatcctgctaaatttctaaaatgaactggtccatcattcaatttggaccatGATCTTGATGTGCACTGGTCGCAAGAGCAGAATCACtcgccgctagcaggctaaaagttaactACTTCTTGAACTGGTCTAAAAAGATGGACCTTGAAACAACagttttctattttacatttctGTACATTGATACAAGAATCCAGTTAATTACgatgtattattatttttctttaaggTATTAAACCCtaacagagtacctccttttgagagtattcaattcctaccataaaccggctttgactgaaatttttcagGGGGATGTAGGTTCAAGCCTTACTTGGGaccatttttattttccttttttctagcaagtttttacttttttcaggacctattattgatttattatacaaaagtggattttttttttcatttgataagcgatttcttactgttcaaagtgaatttacctctgcaACTGAAGGGGGCAGACTTAGACATctctaaaaatactgagttacatgcggtaaaagttctctattttgcctttactctttagattacatattgttgaagaaatataggtaggttttacttctgccctaggattattttttaatgaagtgagcaaaatttaaaacagtcccacaggactcgaccttaatttttcaatgttggagttagaattctgtctcattaaatccgtttacttgaggcaccctagaaaaaatgataacggcattttaatataattgtgttttataattgtttaccaacagtttaatgtttcttttatcaaaattaatggtataatgaattctctgcaaacgttttgaacagcggccaccactttgaaatttgtctctacttgagctcgaGGAAacaccataaattatacaaaatttagaaaaaacggcacagtaaaagttgttcaaaaattGCAACGGTCAACTtgaagaatataccaagcaaatgtcattttttaaacattactattaggggtctaataccttaaacatgAACTGgtatatttttcatcattttgtggCTGTATAAGTAGAACCAATGTGAAAATTTTATGGAATGTTATGTGcctatttttagttattttattctaatatttttttcaatgtaactCCGTAAGACCAGACATAGTTACTGGTAAAACATACACGAATATCTGCTTGTTCCACCGCATTTGTTGAAATGTTAACAAAACAACAATACTACATTCTGACTAGAGCAAAAATGTGATAATTCATTAATAAAAATTGAGGGATCACAATAATAGCTTTACAACGAAAACAATTAACATCAAAAGTATATTAGGCTTAGTGGAATACAACTTCACAACAATTTACCCATCATACACAGAATCAAATATCAATATATTCCGTCACAAATATTCTTTCCTTACATCTTTTACAGAGTTCTTTAAAACCTCCTGTCAGATAATAACAATCTCTTTACACATAACTGTGACACAGGGGTCTACTTCTGATTTTACTAATGGTATGGtagaagttttttctttattcttaACAAACTTTTCTGACACACTGAAagtaaaaactattaaaacacTCACTATTATGATAATTGTTCAGATATAAACAagtaaaaaagattaaaaaaaaacaccataaaaTACTGTAATGAGAAATAGATAATAAATTAAAGCTGTTCCTTTCCAAACAGAATTGtttattatgaaacaatatttacacaattatccttcatactgtaaaaaatgaacagttttgaaatttcatttatactgAACATCTCTGCAAAAGTCTAGTACTTCTTATAGATATACCATTACCCAATCTCAAGAGTAATGATATCAAACACTGATCATCTTACAATCAAATTTTGTTACTTAAAAATAATCTCACAACAATCATATTTCTACAtgcaaatgatgaaaaaaaaagcaaatagtCTGTAATTATCACTGGAAATGAGT includes these proteins:
- the LOC123530463 gene encoding uncharacterized protein K02A2.6-like, whose product is MPTLIEGLDLHVHSVRKQLFVTDRRLDSIRQAIAQDRSMQILKQTIVEGWPAERSLCKAEILDFWNHRDEMSVEDSLIFRGQKLVIPSELRSDMLSQVYTGHMGVTKTTERAKDNMFWPGMTKQISEYVLQCEICLKHRDSNPKEPLMPHEVPSRPFQKIGTDIFQFDGKSYLVTADYYSRFLEIDWLRDMRAATVITKLKVQMSRYGICDVCISDNGPQFASQEFAEFSRKWNFEHRTSSPYHPRSNGLAEKGVSIAKKLLLKAKESNQDPYISLMEYRNTPLECGYTPAQLLMGRRTKSVVPVTEKLLEPKTVPPSLVVQKMLQAKEVQKRNFDKNSKPLCPLNVDDYVRIQMGKTWEPGKITKKHDARSYSVVTEDGAIYRRNRQHLLKTNENFPHIDPMQLNILADPGNNYNGPQENYSASTGNDLTLSQTSQGPYITRSGRVVKKNERYYDSQWVK